The genomic DNA ATCACCAATTCCCACGCGCCATCGCTGTCAATCAGGTTGTTGTAGGAAAGCTCTTTGCCCTGCAACCGTTCGGCATTTGCCACACCCTTTTCGCCGCTGCCCGCAATGCGATAGAGCTTGGCGCGCTGATGCGGGTTCTCGCCGTAGCGCAAACCCGCCAGCGTTTGCAAATCCAATTCGATTTCATCCGGCAATTCCGTTTGCGCTTTGCCCTCCACGCCCAACGCCAAATCCAGATTGCCCGCCTGCCGCGTCCACAAGAAGCGCGCAATCTCTTTGTCATAACTGGCCGTATGCCGGAACGCCGTCAGTGCCAATTGATAACGAATGTTCAACGGCAACGCGCCGTGATGTGCATCGAGCAAAGCCGCAATCATCGCGTAATCGCCCGGATCAACGACCACGGCCACATCGTGATGATTCTTGGCCGCCGAACGAATCATTGCCGGGCCGCCGATGTCTATGTTCTCGATGGCTTCTTCCAACGCGACGTTGGGTTTTTGAATCGTCTGGCGAAACGGATAGAGATTGATCACGACTAGGTCAATCGGCTGGATGCCGTGTTCAGCCATCTTCGCCTGATGCTCGGCGTTGTCGCGAATGCCCAGAATGCCGCCGTGGACTTTGGGATGCAGCGTCTTGACGCGTCCATCCAGCATTTCGGGGAAACCGGTCAAGTCGCTGACATCGCGGACGGTCAGCCCCGCTTCGCGCAACAGCTTGGCGGTGCCGCCGGTCGAGACGAGTTCGATGTTGTGTTTGACCAGCGTTTGCGCGAATTCGGCGAGGCCGGTTTTGTCAGAAACGCTGATGAGTGCACGTTTGATTGGTTTTAGGGATTGCTCTTGCACGCTGAATGCTCCTGATTGTTGTGGCATGGCGCGAAGGCCGCGTTACGACGCGCCTTGGCTATGCTCGCGAATGAAATGGATTATTGCCCGTAGCGTTTGAGTTTACGGTAAAGCGTCGAAAGGTCAATGCCGAGTAATTCCGCCGCGCGCGTCTTGTCATCGTGTTCGCGTTCAAGCGTGTCGAGGATGTAGCGGCGCTCCAATTCCTCCAGCGTCAGCGTCTGCCCATTCAAATCACGAATCGCCAACGAAGTGGCTTGTATCTTGTGCGGCAGGTGCGCCAGTTCAATGCGTTCGTCACTGAGTGCCACGGCGCGTTCGATAGCGTTTTGCAATTCGCGCACGTTGCCGCGCCAGTCGTAGTTAATGAGCGCCTGCAAGGCTGTGTCGCTCAGCGTACGCGTTTGCACGCCGAGTTCGCGGGAATACTTGGCGATAAAGTGGCGCGCCAGCAGTGGGATGTCTTCGCGGCGTTCGCGCAAGGATGGCAGCGTGAGGCTGAACACGCTGATGCGGTAATAGAGATCGTCGCGAAAACGGTGCGCGGCGCTCTCTTCTTCCAGGTTGCGATTGGTGGCCGCGACCAGGCGCGCGTCGAAGGGCACGGGTTTCGTCGCGCCGAGCGGTAGCACTTCGCGTTCTTGTAGCGCGCGCAGCAGCTTGACCTGCAACGCAGGCGGCATCTCGCCGATTTCATCCAAAAACAGCGTCCCGCCATCCGCCGCTTTTAGCAGGCCGATCTTGTTCGTATGCGCACCTGTGAATGCGCCTTTGACGTAGCCGAAGAGTTCGGATTCGAGCAAGTTTTCGGGCAGCGCGCCGCAGTTGATGGCGACGAACGGCCCGTCAGCGCGGGCTGAATTGTAATGCAGCGCGCGGGCGATCAACTCTTTGCCGGTGCCCGATTCGCCCTGAATCAACACGCTGCCAGGGACGTTGGCGATCTTTTCGATCAGTTTGAAAATCTCGGCCAGCGCGTCCGAACGTCCGATGATTTGCTCAAAGTTGTATTTCTGTTTGAGTTCGCGGCGCAGCGAGCGGTTCTCGCGGAACAGTTCGCTTTGCCGCAGCGCATTACGCGCCGCTTGCAGGATGTCTTCGTTGATGAAGGGTTTGGTGATGTAATCGTAAGCGCCCTTGCGCAAGGCGGCGATGGCAGTTTCGACCGACGAATAAGCCGTGATCATGATGACCAGCGCATCGGGGTCGAGTTGTTTGATGCGGTCGAGCAGTTCTATGCCATCCATCTGGCCAAGGGTGATGTCGCTGATGGTGAGCGCGGGCGCTTCGGCGGCAAACAATTCCAGCGCCTGTTCGCCGCTGCTGGCCGTGAGTACGCGATAGCCGGCGTTGCTGAACAGGTCAGCCAGGATGGTGCGCATCAGGTCTTCGTCTTCGGCAATGAGAATGGAAGGTTGCTGGTTCATCGGGTTGCCATCATCGTGTTACAAGCAGTGGTTCAGACGCGGCGTGATTGACGAGGTCGTGCACCGCTGCAGGCCAATCGGTAAAGTTGAATTGGAAACCGGATTCTAACAGGCGGCGCGGCACGACGCGGCGACTTTTCAGCAACAGTTCCGTTTCGGTGCGCAGGAAAAATGCGCCCAGTTCCAGCATCCATTCTGTTGCGGGCAAGCCGATGGGCTGGTGGCAGGTTTGGCGAAACGCGCGCATGAATTCGTGATTGGGCAGCGGATTGGGCGCGGCCAGATTGAATGCGCCAGACAACTCTTCGTGTTCGAGCAGCCAGACGATGGCGCGGGCGAAATCTGCGCTATGAATCCAACTGACGTATTGCGCGCCGCTGCCTAAGGTGCCGCCGAGTCCGAAGCGCACCAAGCGCTGAAACGCCTCGAACGGGCCGCCCTGTCCGTCGCCGAAGACGATGGCCGTGCGCAACGCGACTTTGCGCGTGTGCGGTGTTTGAGCTTCAGCAAAAGCCCGCTCCCACTGCTGACAAACATCCACGGAAAAGCCCGTGCCGATGTCGCCCGTGCTTTCATCCATTGCGCGGTCGCGGGCGTCGCGGTAAATGGTCGCCGAACTGGCATTGAGCCAGACGCGGGGTGGCTGGGCGCATTGCGCGATGGCTGTGTCAATGGCGGCGGTCGAACGCAAGCGCGAAGCATAGATCGCGCGCCGATTCGTCGCGTTATAGCGGCAATTGACGCTGCGCCCGGCGAGGTTGATGACGGCGGCGGCGCCTTCCAGTTCTTTTGCCCAAGCGCCCAATGTTGTGCCGTCCCATACGACTTGCTGCGCGGGGAAAGGGCTTGGTTGCGGCGTGCGCGTCAGCACGACGATTTCATAGCCGCGCGCGGTTAGGGATTCCGCCAGAAGGCGCCCCAGGAAGCCGGTGCCGCCGGGGATGACGATGCGTTTGTCAGCTTGCATGACTTGGCTCCTTTTCAAGCTTGGGGACAAGGGTGGGGAAGGCGAGGGAAAAGACGCTGCCATCCGGTTGCGACACCACGCTGATACGCCCGCCGTGCGCCGTCACGATGCTGTGACTCACTGCCAAGCCCAGACCCGTGCCTTGGCCTTTCGGTTTGGTGGAAAAGAACGGATCGAAGATGCGTTCCAGGTTTTCCGTCGGAATGCCGCTACCATTGTCAGCAATTTCGGCGCACACCTCGTTGTCATCGCGGCGGCACGTCGTAATGCTGATGCATCCGGCGGATGTACTTTCATCAATCGCATCGCGCGCATTGAGCAGCAGATTCAAAAACACTTGCTGCATCCGGTCGGCGTCGAGTTGCAACGGTGGCAGATCACCTGCCAGCGAAGTCGTGACCGTCAGTTGTTTGAAGCGCTTGTCGAAGCGCGCCAGTTCGAGGCTTTTCAAAATCACCTGATTCAAATCGGTCGGTTTCAGTTCCGGCGCTTTGGGGCGCGCGAAATCCATCAGATCGCGCAAGACGCTTGAAATGCGGGTGATTTGCGAGAGGATCAGGCGCAGCGTCTCGCGCTGCTTTTCCTCTGCGGCGCGCGTCAGCAGCGATTGCACCAGCGAGGAGATCGCAGCGAGCGGGTTGTTGACTTCGTGGGCGACGCCGGTGGCGAGCGCGCCTGCCGTCGCCAGCTTTTCGTTGCGCACCATCATTTGGTTGATCGCTTTCAGTCGGGCGATGTCGTCGGCCATCTTGCGGCTCATCGCGTTGAAACTGGCCGCCAGCACACCAAGTTCGTCGTTGGAACTTACGGGCGTTTCAGCGCCGTAATCGCCGCGCGTGACGGCCAGCGCCGTTTCGGTCAATTCGCGCAAGGGGCGCGAGATGATTTTGACGATCAGCAGGATCAGCACCAGTGTCGGCACCAATCCGGCGATGGTGCTGAAAATCAGGAAGCGCTTCCAGCCTGTGACATCCGCGCCAAAACTCCACAACGCGATGGGCACCTGACATAGAAAGAAACCGAGCAAGCCCGTCAGTGTTACCGCTAGTGCAACTTTATAAGCCAGCGGAAAGAGACGCAGTTGATCGAGCGTAGTTTGCAGCGAAAACAATTTGAAATTTGAGATCGCATAAGCATAGATCAAAGAACCTACGACGATAAATAACGATGAAGGTGGCAACAACCGATAAAAGCCCAAGAGCGGCAGCAGGTTCACCGCCAGGATCGTGAGCGTGGAAGTTGCGCCTTTCGCTAGCATCACTGCTCCCAGTTGCTGGCCCCACAAGGTGCCGCGATATTGGCGGCGCTTGCGCGCGAGTTCGGCGAAGCCCACTAGCAACAGGAAAAAGTTGTAGCCGCCAAATACCAACGCCGCTGGTTTCAACGTGATCATGAATTGCCCGGCGCGAAAGCCCGCGAAATCCCAGAGCAGGTTGGTGAACAGCAGCGGCAAGAGAATCAGCAAGGGCAACGCGAACATCCCTACGCGCCGCCAACGCACCTGTCCGTTCTCTGGGAAGACATCGGCAAAGATCAACAGCGCATATTGCAGCGCCAAGCCGATGACGAAGCTGCTCGCCGCCCACCAGTGCCCGTTCGTGTCGGCTTCGTGAAAGCCCCAGAAGGCCAGGTCTTTGACGATCCACAGCACCATCAATCCATTGAAAAACGCGAACGCCCGATTGACGGGGTGATGCGGCGCGGCGACCAGCACATAAAAGCCGAGCGCGATGGTGATGAAGAGGGATAGCAGCAGCGTGACGGTTAGCATCGGCTGGAATGATACCAAAGGCAGCGCGCCAACGAATAACAAGGCTGACCGTCGTCGCAGCTTTTGTTCACATGCTGTTTGCTTCAATGCGGTAAAAAGCTGACGTACCGCGCCAGCTTTCCCCGTTTGCTCGACACACGTGCAATGGCGCGGCGCGCGAGCGGCATCAGTTCCGGCGTCGCCAGGCGCAATGACCAGAGGCGATATTCGCGCAAGGCCCACAAACACATCAGCCAGACTTTGGCATCACGGTACACTTCGCCCGCGCTGGTGATGACGTGCAATTCGCGCAAGCTGCGCTCGTGATCCAATTGCGGAAAGCGGGCGCGCGCTTCCGCGGAATTGGCGGCGACGAAATCAAGTTGCACATATTTCGGTTGCCGCAGCAGCCATTCGCGGATGCGGCAGCATAGATTGCAACGTTCGTCATAAAGCACGGTGAGTTGGCGCATGGATTCTCCTTTGCTGTAACGGTTAGCGCCCATTGCCGGCTTGATAAGCGAACGCTGGCTGCGGTTCGCGCACAATCGTGCAGCCATCCGGCAGGACGGGCGGCGGCGCATCTGGCAAGAGCGCGCGTTGGCGCAGGCGGTTGAAGATCAGCAGATTGCCGAAATGCATCGCGCCCAGCACCAACAGGACGATGCCGATCTTAGAAGAAAGTTCTTCGATGGCCGCGCGGGTGTTGGCGACGTCAATACCGATTTTCAGCGCCAGTGAGATATAGCCGAAGTTGATCAGATAGAAACCGACGATCAACAGGTGATTGACCGAATCGGCCAGCGCTTCGTTGCCGTGGAAGACATCTACCAAAAAGACACGGCCATTTTTGTGCAGCGTCTGCGCGACCCAGACGGTGAGCGCGATGCTGATGACCAGATAAGCCAAGTAAGTGATGACAACCATATCCATAACGACTCCTTTTCGTTTGCCGCTGTTGACGCGCACAGCGTCACGCGGTGAACCCTGTCTTGCGATTTGTTGCGGCTTTGCGCTTTGCAAAGCCGCGTTTCTGCTTCATAGAGCAGGGCATTGGGCGTGCCAGCACAGGCGAAAGGCGTCCCGCAATGCCGAATGCAGCGCGGCTAAATCGTTGCAAGGAGGCGTGCTCTTTGAATTTGAAAAAAGTTGGTTGGCGGTTGCGTGGCTGAGACCGAGTGATCAATTGCAAGTCAAAGGCTGGCGAAATGCGACTTGCCAGAAAGCGAGTGGCAAAATGCGAGAGGTCGTGCGAGGCGCGACAAAAATCATTCCGACCGCAAAATCCCCAGCGGCTTTTTCACCAGCACGTCCCAACTCGACACCACGCCGACCGCCATCACCAAGACCAGCGCCAGCGCCACGCCCAGCAAATTGACCGACGGCACAAAGCGCCACGTGATTTCCAACCCGTACTTGCTGACCGCCCAAGTCAACGCAATCGCGGCGGAAGAGCCAAGCGCGCCCGCCAGCAAACCGAGCACGCCGTATTCGACCAGCAGCGTCGCCACGATCAGCTTGCGCTTGGCTCCCAGCGTTTTGAGAATCGCCGATTCATACAAGCGATGGAATTTGGTCATGGCAATCGAGCCGACCAGGATGAGCAGGCCGCTCAAGAAGACGAAGCCACCGACGAACGTGACAGCCAGCGAGACGTTGCCGACGATGCCGCGCGCGACTTCGATGATGTCGTATACATCAATGACTGAAACATTGGGGAAACGGTCTACGAGATCGCGTTGGAATTGGGCGCGTTCTACACCGGGTTTGGGGCCTTTGAGCGCGCTGACATACATCGTCGGCGCGTTGTCGAGCGGGCCGGGGCGGAAGACGACCAGGAAGCCGGTGCGGGCGTTGCGCCAGTCTACGCGGCGTATGTTGGTGACGCGAGCGGTGATCTGTTTGCCCAGAATGTCAAAGGTCACATGGTCATTCAGGTTCAAGCCGAGTTCCTTGTGCAGCAACTCTTCGATGGAAATTTCGGCTTCACTGCCGGGCGTTGAATCCCAGAACCGGCCGGCGATGATGGTTTCGCTGGCATCGAGTTGCGGGCGATAGGTCAGCACGTATTCGCGCCCCAACAGGCCGCGATTGTCGCTGACGGCAGCACGGTCGGGATTCACCTCGCGCCCGTTGATCTGGGCGATGCGCGAGCGAATGGTGGGAATCAGCGGCGGCGCTTCGCCGGTGGCTTGCTTGATAAATGCGCCCAGGCCGCCGAGTTGGTCGCGCTGGATGTCCACCAGATATAAATCGGCGCGCGCGTTGTTGTTGAGGTCAACGTTGAATTCGTCGAGCAGATTGACTTGCAACAGGCGCACGGCGACGACGAAAAAGACGCCGAGGCCGACTGCCAGCAGGATGATGCGCGTCTGGTTGCCGGGGCGATACAGGCTGTTGACGCCTTGCCGCAACGCAAACGAAGGCAGATGGCGCAAGCCGCGCAGCCCGCGCATCAGCAGCCACGCCGCCAGATTCAACACCAGTGTCATGGCCGCCAGTCCGGCCAGAAAGAGCGCGCCGATTTTCAGCGAACCGGCTTGCCAACCAGCCAGGGCCAGCAACCCGGCGGCGACCAACGCACTGACAATGATGCGCATGGGGTCACGCCACCAACTGAGGTGGCCTTCTTCCAGCCCCGCGCCGCTGCGCAAAACGAGGATGGGTTTGATCCGGCGAATTTCCAGCAGCGGCACCAGCGAAAACAGCAGCGAGATCAACAACCCAATGCCCAACCCTTGCCAGACCGCCGACCACGTCAGGTTGAATTCAATATCGAGCGGCAGCTTCGTCGCTGGGCCGCCAAAGTAGTACGGCAACGCCAGCAGCGTCAGTTTCGCCAGCGCCAAACCAAGCAGGCTGCCGAACAAACCGAGCAGCAGTACTTGCAGCAAGTAGGCCGCCAGCACGCGCCGGTTGTTGCTGCCCAGCGTTTTGAGGATGGCGATAGTTTTCATCTTTTGGTTGATGAAGACGCGCGTGACGCTGGAAATGCCGATGCCGCCCAGCACCAGGATGACCAGGCCGATCAAGCTCAAGAAGTCTTCGACCTGCGTCAACGAATTGCTCAGGCGGTCTTGCGAGTAACGGTACGAACGCACGCTGACGAGCGGCTGGTTTTGAAAGGCAAGTTTGAGTTGCGCGCTCAGGTCGCCGGCGAAACCGTCGCGGGTTTTGAAGAGCACGCGATAACGCGCGCGGCTGCCGAAACCCAGCAACCCGACATTCGCCGCGTCGGCGTAATCAATCAACACGCGCGGGCCGAAGCTGAAGGCGTTGAGCGTATTGCCCGGCTCCTTTTCGATGACGCCGCGAATCGTGAACGGTTGATCGTTGATCAGAATTTGATCGCCGACGTTCAAGTTGAAGGAGGTCAGCACGGCCTGCCGCACCAGCGCGCCGCGTCCTTTGAGCAAGTCGTGCGAATACGGTGTGCCGCTGTTGAGCGCCAGTTGGCCGTAAAAAGGGAACTGTGCTTGCACGGCTTTTAGCTCGACCATCTTGGGCACGGCGGTTTGATCCTTGACCGGGCGAATCATCGTCGCGGTTTCAAGCATCTGGGTGTGGTCGGTGACAAACGGCAGGCCGTAAAAGCGCTTGAGAATCTGTTGCGACTTTTCATCAAAAGGCGCATTGGCGGCAACCTGCACGTCGGCGGTGAGCAACGCGCGCGACTCTTTGTTCACCGAAGCTTTCAGGTTTTGCAGCAACGAACGCAACGCCACAATGGAGCCGGTGCCGATGGCGATGCAGAGGAAAAAGAAAATCAGGCGCTGCCAGGACGAGCGCATTTCACGGCGGGCGAGATTAAGGATGAAGCTCATCGCATGGCCTCCGCAGCCAACTGCCTGGATTGGGCCTGATTCAACACGTCTTCGACAACCCGGCCATCACGCAACGAAATCTTGCGATCCGCCAAATCCGCCAACTGATGATCGTGCGTGACCAGCAACAGCGTCGTGCCGCGTTCGCGGTTCAGATTCAGCAGCAAATCAAAAATGTGCGTGCCGTTGCGCGTGTCGAGATTGCCGGTCGGTTCGTCGGCCAGCAGGATTTGCGGTTCGTTGGCGAAGGCGCGCGCGATGGCGATGCGCTGCTGTTCGCCGCCCGAAAGTTGCGATGGGTAATGATGCCCGCGCTCGTGCAAGCCGACTTCGTCCAGCAAGGCTTGCGCGCGTTTGGCCGCGCCGGGCAGGCCCATGATTTCGAGCGGCACCAGCACGTTTTCATACGCCGTCAGCGAGGGGATCAGATGGAACGATTGAAAGACGAAGCCAACGTATTGGCCGCGAAATTCGGCCAACTGGTCTTCGGTCATCTGCGTGATGTTCTGGCCGTTCAGTTCGATTTCGCCAGAGGTCGGGGCATCAAGCCCGGCGATCAACCCCAGCAGCGTAGATTTGCCGCTGCCCGATGGCCCGACGACCGAGACGAATTGGCCGCGCGGGATGTGCAGGTCGAGGGCGTGCAGGATGGTGAGTTGCTCGCTGCCGCTTTGGACAGTTTTGGAAACGTTGGTTAATCGAATCATAGTGGTTGCTGGTCGCTGGTCAGTGGTGGAGGGTCGGTTGTCAATGTCCGATGATTGTTGACTATAATTCGCCAGCGCCTGGCGGTTGAGCGAATAAACGCTGAACACTGAGCACTGACCACTGACCACGAACGAATTTGCAATATGCCCTGTCGTAAATCTGAATTCAAATCGCACCTTTCTCTGGCGGGAGTTTTCCTGCTGCTGGCGTTGGCGGTTGGCTTGAGCGGCTGTCAGACAACGCCGTCGGCTACCAAAGTCGCTGAACCCGGCGCACCGGCTGTAGCGGTTGCACCGCTGCCCGCTGAGAAAGGCAAAGACAAAGACGCGCGCCCCGTCATCGTGGCGTTCGGCGATAGCCTGACCGCTGGGTATGGTCTGGCCGAAGCGGAGAGTTACACCGCTTTGTTGCAACAGCGGCTGGACGCAGCAGGCTATCAATTTCGCGTCGTGAACGCGGGCGTGTCGGGCGATACCTCGGCGGGCGGCGCGCGGCGGTTGGAATGGTCGTTGGAAGGCGACGTGCGCTACCTGATTCTGGAACTCGGCGGCAACGATGGCTTGCGCGGCTTGCCCGTCGCTGAACTGAAAAAGAACCTCGCCCAAATTATCGAAGCGGCCCAACGGCGCAAGATCATGGTGATCCTGGCCGGGATGGAAGCGCCGCCGAATCTGGGCGCGGCTTATGCGAATTCGTTCCGGCAGGTCTATCGCGAGTTGGCGCGGCAATACAGCGTGCTGCTGATTCCATTTGTGCTGGCAGGC from Acidobacteriota bacterium includes the following:
- the purH gene encoding bifunctional phosphoribosylaminoimidazolecarboxamide formyltransferase/IMP cyclohydrolase, which produces MPQQSGAFSVQEQSLKPIKRALISVSDKTGLAEFAQTLVKHNIELVSTGGTAKLLREAGLTVRDVSDLTGFPEMLDGRVKTLHPKVHGGILGIRDNAEHQAKMAEHGIQPIDLVVINLYPFRQTIQKPNVALEEAIENIDIGGPAMIRSAAKNHHDVAVVVDPGDYAMIAALLDAHHGALPLNIRYQLALTAFRHTASYDKEIARFLWTRQAGNLDLALGVEGKAQTELPDEIELDLQTLAGLRYGENPHQRAKLYRIAGSGEKGVANAERLQGKELSYNNLIDSDGAWELVMELKRMFLREARSKGATDLGKLPHACAIIKHTNPCGVGVAGTPLEAFNKAKATDPVSAFGGIIAFTNFVDEAAAKEIAEMFAEVIIAPEFTEGARAVLAAKKNLRVLRMGEVTSNPQALEFRKISGGVLVQEKDAELLDEEKFEIVSERKPTPAELRALHFAWAICKYVKSNAIVYAKEGQLIGAGAGQMSRVDSVRFGAAKAQLDLPGSVLASDAFFPFRDGIDEAAKHGITAVIQPGGSMRDKESIEAANEHGLAMVFTGMRHFKH
- a CDS encoding sigma-54-dependent Fis family transcriptional regulator, with protein sequence MNQQPSILIAEDEDLMRTILADLFSNAGYRVLTASSGEQALELFAAEAPALTISDITLGQMDGIELLDRIKQLDPDALVIMITAYSSVETAIAALRKGAYDYITKPFINEDILQAARNALRQSELFRENRSLRRELKQKYNFEQIIGRSDALAEIFKLIEKIANVPGSVLIQGESGTGKELIARALHYNSARADGPFVAINCGALPENLLESELFGYVKGAFTGAHTNKIGLLKAADGGTLFLDEIGEMPPALQVKLLRALQEREVLPLGATKPVPFDARLVAATNRNLEEESAAHRFRDDLYYRISVFSLTLPSLRERREDIPLLARHFIAKYSRELGVQTRTLSDTALQALINYDWRGNVRELQNAIERAVALSDERIELAHLPHKIQATSLAIRDLNGQTLTLEELERRYILDTLEREHDDKTRAAELLGIDLSTLYRKLKRYGQ
- a CDS encoding TIGR01777 family protein, with the translated sequence MQADKRIVIPGGTGFLGRLLAESLTARGYEIVVLTRTPQPSPFPAQQVVWDGTTLGAWAKELEGAAAVINLAGRSVNCRYNATNRRAIYASRLRSTAAIDTAIAQCAQPPRVWLNASSATIYRDARDRAMDESTGDIGTGFSVDVCQQWERAFAEAQTPHTRKVALRTAIVFGDGQGGPFEAFQRLVRFGLGGTLGSGAQYVSWIHSADFARAIVWLLEHEELSGAFNLAAPNPLPNHEFMRAFRQTCHQPIGLPATEWMLELGAFFLRTETELLLKSRRVVPRRLLESGFQFNFTDWPAAVHDLVNHAASEPLLVTR
- a CDS encoding HAMP domain-containing protein, yielding MLTVTLLLSLFITIALGFYVLVAAPHHPVNRAFAFFNGLMVLWIVKDLAFWGFHEADTNGHWWAASSFVIGLALQYALLIFADVFPENGQVRWRRVGMFALPLLILLPLLFTNLLWDFAGFRAGQFMITLKPAALVFGGYNFFLLLVGFAELARKRRQYRGTLWGQQLGAVMLAKGATSTLTILAVNLLPLLGFYRLLPPSSLFIVVGSLIYAYAISNFKLFSLQTTLDQLRLFPLAYKVALAVTLTGLLGFFLCQVPIALWSFGADVTGWKRFLIFSTIAGLVPTLVLILLIVKIISRPLRELTETALAVTRGDYGAETPVSSNDELGVLAASFNAMSRKMADDIARLKAINQMMVRNEKLATAGALATGVAHEVNNPLAAISSLVQSLLTRAAEEKQRETLRLILSQITRISSVLRDLMDFARPKAPELKPTDLNQVILKSLELARFDKRFKQLTVTTSLAGDLPPLQLDADRMQQVFLNLLLNARDAIDESTSAGCISITTCRRDDNEVCAEIADNGSGIPTENLERIFDPFFSTKPKGQGTGLGLAVSHSIVTAHGGRISVVSQPDGSVFSLAFPTLVPKLEKEPSHAS
- a CDS encoding DUF393 domain-containing protein, which produces MRQLTVLYDERCNLCCRIREWLLRQPKYVQLDFVAANSAEARARFPQLDHERSLRELHVITSAGEVYRDAKVWLMCLWALREYRLWSLRLATPELMPLARRAIARVSSKRGKLARYVSFLPH
- a CDS encoding FtsX-like permease family protein is translated as MSFILNLARREMRSSWQRLIFFFLCIAIGTGSIVALRSLLQNLKASVNKESRALLTADVQVAANAPFDEKSQQILKRFYGLPFVTDHTQMLETATMIRPVKDQTAVPKMVELKAVQAQFPFYGQLALNSGTPYSHDLLKGRGALVRQAVLTSFNLNVGDQILINDQPFTIRGVIEKEPGNTLNAFSFGPRVLIDYADAANVGLLGFGSRARYRVLFKTRDGFAGDLSAQLKLAFQNQPLVSVRSYRYSQDRLSNSLTQVEDFLSLIGLVILVLGGIGISSVTRVFINQKMKTIAILKTLGSNNRRVLAAYLLQVLLLGLFGSLLGLALAKLTLLALPYYFGGPATKLPLDIEFNLTWSAVWQGLGIGLLISLLFSLVPLLEIRRIKPILVLRSGAGLEEGHLSWWRDPMRIIVSALVAAGLLALAGWQAGSLKIGALFLAGLAAMTLVLNLAAWLLMRGLRGLRHLPSFALRQGVNSLYRPGNQTRIILLAVGLGVFFVVAVRLLQVNLLDEFNVDLNNNARADLYLVDIQRDQLGGLGAFIKQATGEAPPLIPTIRSRIAQINGREVNPDRAAVSDNRGLLGREYVLTYRPQLDASETIIAGRFWDSTPGSEAEISIEELLHKELGLNLNDHVTFDILGKQITARVTNIRRVDWRNARTGFLVVFRPGPLDNAPTMYVSALKGPKPGVERAQFQRDLVDRFPNVSVIDVYDIIEVARGIVGNVSLAVTFVGGFVFLSGLLILVGSIAMTKFHRLYESAILKTLGAKRKLIVATLLVEYGVLGLLAGALGSSAAIALTWAVSKYGLEITWRFVPSVNLLGVALALVLVMAVGVVSSWDVLVKKPLGILRSE
- a CDS encoding ABC transporter ATP-binding protein, producing MIRLTNVSKTVQSGSEQLTILHALDLHIPRGQFVSVVGPSGSGKSTLLGLIAGLDAPTSGEIELNGQNITQMTEDQLAEFRGQYVGFVFQSFHLIPSLTAYENVLVPLEIMGLPGAAKRAQALLDEVGLHERGHHYPSQLSGGEQQRIAIARAFANEPQILLADEPTGNLDTRNGTHIFDLLLNLNRERGTTLLLVTHDHQLADLADRKISLRDGRVVEDVLNQAQSRQLAAEAMR
- a CDS encoding arylesterase, translated to MPCRKSEFKSHLSLAGVFLLLALAVGLSGCQTTPSATKVAEPGAPAVAVAPLPAEKGKDKDARPVIVAFGDSLTAGYGLAEAESYTALLQQRLDAAGYQFRVVNAGVSGDTSAGGARRLEWSLEGDVRYLILELGGNDGLRGLPVAELKKNLAQIIEAAQRRKIMVILAGMEAPPNLGAAYANSFRQVYRELARQYSVLLIPFVLAGVGGDSALNQPDGIHPNAAGEKVFTENVWRALAPVLAKGKP